A region of the Mytilus galloprovincialis chromosome 1, xbMytGall1.hap1.1, whole genome shotgun sequence genome:
ACAACTAGCAGAAGAAATAATAAACCAGAACGGGTTTATGAACTAAAGCAAAGCATTATTGAAACGCTTTCCATATTCAATTAAAATCCATCAAGTACTGTACAGATTACCAGGTGGATACATGCCATATAAGTCCAACGGACAAAGAATATATAATGCGTGTAACAGTTGAGGAGGTTTGATGGATAGAAAAGAAGATAAACACACCTTTTGAAACGTTttcttcaaaatgtttaaataatgtaGCCAATCTAGCACAGTTATACATTACAAATGCTCCTGCCCTGTTATCTATGCCTCCTCCAAACTCTTGGCCTTGTGATAAATCTAACTTCAActgtgaaatataaaataaatgtgaaactACTCAGATTAGAGCATATGATCATAATTATgcttaaaccagatgctccacagggcacagctttatacgaccgcagatgtcgaaccctgaacagttggtgcaagtatggacacaacattcaagcttgatacagctctgaatttggattgtgattaaatatttgacacagaatgaattttggtctaatgaacttaaaaaaaaatatttgcttttaagCAATACactgctgttgaatattaatcccctaaaaaaaaatttgaagaaatttttaatttaacttcTTCATCTGAAATGAGAAAAGTTGTACCCCAACAAATTCTTATTTAAACAACAACCCCCCTCCACCTTTTCCTTATTCCAAAAGAAATTTATAATGTGGTTTttaacaataactactcattcaaatacatcatcatatattaaaacattaatcacttacagttaaatttaaattggattacctcccttacactgctttttaATGGTCTAAaatgtcctttaaccagaaaaaaccTTGTTTTCGAactttttgcccctaattgctaAAATATTTAAGCCATAACCCCTCAAAACCACCCCTTTGTAGTATGAAagcttgtggtataatttcagtgagatttatacacttaaacacaagtcaTTGACTGTAAACTACAagaagttattgtctggaaactaaaaaaatgtgtgtttttttgcCCTTTTATGGCTCCTGATTCCTGCATGAATGGGACAATAATCCCCATAGCCTTCTTGTTGTGATATGGAACTTTGTGGAACAAtatcagagagatccatacacttacacatcAGTTATTGTAcataaactacaaaaatgcttgtttttggcccttaattcccaAACAGTTGGTACGATTACCCCCATAATGAATCCAAActttctacttgtggtattaaacagtGTCGttcaatttcagagcaattgaaattttatacataagttaatatcctgaaagtagaaaaatgcttgtttttggccctttttgggcccctaattcgtAAACGGTTTGGACCaccatccccaaaatcaatcccaaccttccttttgaggtattgaactttcttatcaaatttcaaagagatccatttaCGTTAACTTAAGTTATTTTCtggacaccaaatgtgtcttcgggtgacgcagacgacgacatcataccattatatgacgcaaaaaaaattttgcggtcagataataatcaagttttaatattctCATAACTCTGCAACCATTTTTGTGACACACTTTAAACAATTTAGAGGTTTCAAGGAGCTCTACTGATATTGCTAAAGAATAAAGCTTGCTAAATCTGTCTTGGAAAGATTACTTATtccaaaaaaaatcctaaaatcacagacctgccaacttttgaaaatttccatgGGGGATTTAGCACGTGACCAGATTTTTTAGGGTTACAATTTTAGCGACTTTTCTGTGTGCATTGTTTTTTACTCCTTAAATAGTCTAAGTTcacttcttttttcttttggtatactaATGATGAGCTTGTAGgccttgatttcttttatttgcatgattcttgtaCTATTGAATTATCAAATTGACAAAATAACTGAAGTATAGAAAAAAGTGGCATTAAAAATAAAGGATTCAAAGTAGAGACCGCCCTTTTCCCCCTCCAAAGACCTTCTTATCTATGAACCTCGACTCAAAAGACCTAAAACTACATGTCCTAAAGTCTGAAGGATGAAGACAGATTTTGATTTAGTCTTACTTATGGTCTTATCAGTATCAAtgagaaaatggataaaattgagttatctttctttgtattcagaggtGCTCTTACCGGCGGAGGCTAATACAGTAACACAGTAGAAGTGAATAACAAAATGGTGTCGATTTTAAATCAACAGACACACGACGTCtggtttcaaaaattaaacagatttcaagataaacgatgttttcttgagagttcattacagttctcatctttcaattaattatgattttgttgtgGAACTATGGCAAATGTTGCAAATTGTGcttgtatgataaattgattaaaattgaaaggctgtttgaccaaatttgtgtatacaaattaattttgagAACTGTAACAACCCATTAAGTAATCTGATTACATACAACCACTAATTATGACACTTGTTGTGACTGTTGATTAGTGTAGGGTCGTTAACTTGTCATAATATGTCCccaggtaaaattatagattttttaaaaattgatcagaaaaacttcaaaatcggtaaacaataattttttcggGTATATTTGGTGAAAATCAGGATTTTTACTAGTTTTACTATCCCGATATCGCGATTCGGGTTGAGGGATAAAAATGAGACCGTGAAAATCgggatagttggcaggtctgaaatcattggcggatccagggggattccggggtttggaaccccccttttttttatttattaatgacaCCATCTTGCATAACAAGAAACAAAACTCATAATTATGACAGGAAATTATAGAATGACCAGTTCTTCACTATTTCCTCAAAACAGATCTCTGACTTATCAAAATGATTAACATATTATTTGTTTAAGATATTCATAACCAATAAACGATTTCAATGgaaaacattgtaaaaaaaagtattaaaacttttgaataaCGATAGAAATGGAAGAAAAagtaatcaaataaaatttaattgtaaggGAATCAAATTTTTAGACAATCTTACAGACAAACTGCATAAAGACCTTTCCAGCAATTCATTACTTTTACTCTAAACTTTGAATCAGGTTATTTCCCTTGCGATGTAGAATTGCTTAACAGCAATGAAGAGTCAATTATTAGCAGTCAATAATATCTATTGACTTATAGATAATCTTCAGTTTAtattaatatgaaaattattaataGATTTTTACACCTTAACAAACTTGATAGATAACTCAATTAAACATCTCAAAATGTTTGTGAATtcaaacaacaattttttttatcaattttagtgacATCATTTAACACAGCTATGCTTATTTAACTATAAATACATACCACATTTTTGTGAATAGACATAAGAAATTCAAATTTTAAGCTGGCCATTGTCAATCTTAAAATAGTATTCTCCCATTTAGGacctataaaataataaaatcattttcaaCCAAATAAAACATCATACATCCAAAAGTTATATGTTACACACAATGAAATAAGCATTCTTCTGCTAGTCATACCTTAGGATTGGTAAATTTTTATAGCAAATTCCTTAGCCTGCTGCCTAACATATACATTTTTCCCCTTCAGTAAACCTATCAAACTGTAGCCATAAATCAGGACCTCCCTATAATATGACGATAAACCAACTTCATTGTTTATAGTTTTGTACCTAAATCTGGCTgctagttttcacgtttgaattggtaaatatttgtcattttagggtcttttatagctaacCATGTAGTATTGGATTTGCTCATTgcagtacattgacctatagttatCAACATCTTcattatttggtctctggtggagagttatctcattggaaatcataccaaatcttctaatttttatatttatgtacaatatttcaaaagaaatagGTCACTGATCATGTTAAAATAAATCTATTATTGTTCCCATGTGCAGCAGTAAAATGTCAGGTGATTTTACTGATGCCCAAATTTACTTtgcatcattatattttttaaacataccATTTACTTTGTCTCCATACTTCATTACAGAAGCCTCTTTCATCTGCTGAAATCTTGttctaaatatatatagaaatcatatatcaaatatgtaataaatagtTGTAATAGTTTGGCTGTGTCTTTTCTtatcttatttttaaatgatatttttcttgaCCTCAATATTTTACTAGAATGGTCTTGTAAACAGGATACCATGAATACATTGCAATTCAGGCTTCAAAAGTAGGACATTTTTCCTGGCTCTTGTTTATTTACACAAACAATTTCTCCAGCTAATTAAAAAAGCTTGAATACTTTGATAAATATGAATTAAGATTAAAACATTACAACCTTTTAATCTTTGTCTAATTTCCTATACAAATTATATCATAtaggtataaaatgtataaaccATTTATCTAAAGACTTATCAGTTTGATTTTGAACTATTCATTAAAACAATTGTTAGTTTGTAAATAGGGTGCTCCAGTAAAACAACAGACTTTGTGAGACTGGACAATATATTTACCTAAGTTGCAtcctaacatttttgttttaaaaacctGATATCTAAAagatcaaattttaatttatcacTTGGAAATCTTGGTTAACAAGTGTATGATTTCTGTTGTCAATGTTTCAAATAAACAAAGCAATCTAATATACAACAAGGAattacaagagtgcacatgctgaaatgtctcgctttctttactaatcattgatatcatgttgatagtcctaaatataaagctttattacaactgtctcataaacttaacattaaccaagataactaaacattgaccaatgaaccatgaaaatgaggtcaaggtcagatgaaccatgccaggcagacattttaacaattcttccatacaacaaatatagttgacctattgcttatagtttaagaaaaacagaccaaaacttaacactgagcaatgaaccgtgaaaatgaggtcaaggtcaattaaaacatacgaaactgacatacagatcataaaacatttccatacaccaaatatagttaaacTATGGGATATAGTATTatataaatagaccaaaactcaaaagcttaactttgaccactgaaccatgaaaatgaggtcaaggtcagatgaaatctgcctgctagacatgtacaccttacaatcattccatacaacaaatatagtagacctattgcataaagtatgagaaaaacagaccaaaacacaaaaacttaactataaccactgaaccatgaaaatgaggtcaaggtcagatgacacctgccagttggacatgtacaccttacagtccttccatacaccaaatatactagaccttttgcttatagtatctgagatatggacttgaccaccaaaacttaatcttgttcactgatccattaaatgaggttgaggtcaagtgaaaactgtttgacaggcatgagaaccttgcaaggtacgcacataccaaatatagttatcctattacttataatcagagagaatttaacattacaaaaaatctgaactttttttaagtggtcactgaaccatgaaaatgaggtcaaggacagtggatatgtgactgacggaaacttcgtaacatgagacatctatatacaaagtatgaagcatccagatcttccaccttctaaactataaagcttttaagaagtgagcgaACGCCGCcaccgctggatcactatccctatgtcaagttttctgcaacaaaagttgcaggctcgacaaaaactcaCTGTATGAATTCTTCTGCTGTCAATACTTTATGGTGACTGCTCCCTTGCCTACTGGAAACTAAACCATAGTTTATATGAATCTATAAGAAACAAGTCACTGTTGGTTACAAGTTTTTACAGGAAAGCTTATTGTTTCAAAAGcttattttttatgtcattaatGAATTTTATATTGACAATGGATCCATGAAAGACATCACAGAAATCAATCATGACTTATCTTGACTTTGggcaatttagaacttgacaaaTGGTATAGACAGCACTTTTCTATCAATGAAAATCTTATGGTGATCTCTTAAAACTTCTTTTATATCATTCATGAAAACtcaataatttcaataataaagaaggtaaataaaaaaacttttatcattccatataatgaaattatcattatttaaatttcTCCATGTCAATTTCCTCATAATAATGAAATGTATGTAACATGTATGCAAATAATTAATGTTacatactgaaaaataaaatcacacaGACACCATCATCATCAATGTTGAGTTGCTGACTAAATATGAAGTAGTTCTGTTTAGTAGTTTCTGCGAAAAGTGTTATGGAATATAAAGCAGGGTATAATAACATAATGAATAATGCTAGATAATTCTTTCTCACATTCTTATTGCGAatcctatcatagttttccacagattcacctgcaagttacctgtccatttaaacttttgtaagtcctattgtcccatctaacaaatacaacagctaTTGTTCTCTTTTTAGTTTATtcaatgggacctttaaatttcttgcaagagaaatctatcactcactgattaatttacctgaacaaaaaaattgaactgtcactGATGGAAATACATGAACAAATAAGTAATTACGAAACTGCATgtgatgttgtatttattcaatcaataacacattttcaatttgtttgatataaacactgatttaaaaattaaaagttgatttctgatcaaatttcaacattttacagggttctcactaaggcgagtccataaatcctggactcatcaaaatctgtctggactcacaattttcaaaactggtgagtccacagatgcatcaagattgaaatattttgtttatactgatcacagttaaacacaaatatcatcattttatagcaaaagtttaaaagtgatctgaatttaatgtcatttcattgctctgttaggaaatggagactaaaaaattacattatattgcaataagatattttcttCTTGCTGTTGGACTCATCAAGGCTAAAAATGACAAGTCCCTGGACTctccttcaaaaatccttagcgagaaccctgattttacctattaaaatttgcttttttttagtCTGTTCATAAGTAAAAACTTGAaatgataatgtttaaataaaggtcttcataaatgtattctttataactgaaaaaacatgcaaattctttaaaacataaatgcatgcaatagttaaaaaaaaatcagtaataaactttttataattaaatcagtgcttatattgaacagattgaaaatatattattgatattgaataaatactgtatcacatgcagtttatgtgagtttatacatgtatttcagtgaacaaagaagatattttttggtcaggcaaattaatcaatgagtgatagatttctcttggaagaaatttaaaggtcccatcaaataaactatacagagaacaatacctgttgtatttgttcaatgggacaatagaacatataaaagtttaaatggacaggtaacttgcaggtgaatctatggaaaactatgatagggttcgcaataatacCTGGCTAATATTTTGTTCTCCAAATAATGCTCTCCATAGCAGATCAACTTTCTGCTCGTGATAAAATCTTCTCTCTGAATTTAAATGCACTACAATAACACTTCCATTGGGCTGTAAAATAAGATGCAGTAATAATATTGTAATACAGTTTGGAAATTAAACGCTTatgtgacaaaatttaaaaaacaaattactgGTAAGTTTTTCAGGTGTCTTTCTCCTTATCTCCCATTACATCTagatataattgtacatttataaaGATTATCAACATCATGTAGCAGTGTcatttctgtttaaaattgtgaCCTTTTGAATGGGACaaatatcaaaatgttgaagtgtcCTTTAAAAGGCCTCCTATAAGCGGTTGATTCTGTAAAGGTTTTTTTGTACAAGTATGGTTATAATTATCTATTCATTTGCCACTAACTCAAAATTCCAAGAACTGTGACAAATctaatttaaaatgtatatacgtatttaatatgaatttatgaaatgtaaaaaaaaaactttgtaaaaatcaaactaaACATTAACAATATACTAAATTTCCTAAAACCAAGTAATGCATCACATATGATAGGTCAGTTTGATTAACCATGATCCAAAATGGCACTAAATTGTTTAGTTACAGAGGTACATTTTGTAAACCAATGAACCCTTGTCTCAACAGCTGGGTATAGCTTTAATAATCAGTAAAAACTTTTCTTGATAACTTCATAATTTATGTTGCACAGCTTCATACCTGTGTTGTATGTTCCTGAAGATGAATAACTTCACACATTAAATCTGTACACATGTCATCTTTAccagaaactgaaaaaaaatacagaCGAATAAATTTAACAGCACATCATAATAGAAAGAacaaaatttcatttaattttagcTATTTCTAATACATTCGTGTGATGAGTCAACCGACTCTTTACAGATTACccatgtagatgtagatgtagagAAAAATCTACATATGTCATTGGTCATATCTAAATTTAAAGTGTATTTgcagaaattaaaaaatacattccaaaactaaagactgaaaaacatctttattatatataaaatataaaattatacgtATACCTGCTGGAGTTAACTCCTTCAAACTTTTCTCATATCTTCCTTTCCCTAGTCCTATGTTGAACTCCTTTATACATAATTCAAAATCAACAGAAATGTCATCATTCTCTGGACCGTTACACAAAACTCTTTTCTCTTCCTTCCATCCTAAGCATTTACAAATGGCAGTATAACTGGATTTAGTCTCATTCTGATCAGACAATAAGTCAGATGGTTCAATATCACTCTCAGTTTGACTAAACTTACTTTCACTTTCAGTTCCTGATGATTTACTGTTTTTAACTATTTCTTTATGTATAAGATATCgattattttgtaaattgaatTTTTCTAAGACCtttgaaaatctttgttttgcggAAACTTCCTCTATAAACAATTTTTCTGCATCCAGTCCAACATTCTCAAATATTGCTTTTCTGTCTCCAGACACCACCTGAGGTATGAAAGATACTTGATATCTGAAAAAAGAATCAATGGTCAAATCAATTTGACATCTATACCTTTTATttctttaagataaaaaaaaaactagatgtgtcaaagcaacacgaatggccccgtctcaaaaagttgaaaaatctgcaattttaataacacatgtggacacaaacatgatggtagtctctgtatcaaaaatcagctcaaaatctggaggcgtatagaagaAAAGTGTGTAAAAccgtgattttcaacaattttcaaagttgtaaacccttaattttggcaaaaattagcagagtgGTAcgaaaacttaaacttgatctgtaactcagagcaactcacataccaaaaatcagcccaacaTCTGAAAGCATGATAAAAGTCTGtaaaactgtgattttcaacaatttatcaaagtccatagcccgtaatttcggcattAATTAgccgagcggaacaaaactttaacttgatctgtaactcatcttggttaactcacatgccaaaaatcatcccattATCTAagtttatttgaaacaaagataagaTTGGTTatcttccagtgatggttattttttatattttatatccatttaggtgtaataccaccaaatcatggtacgtcacatccggttgtatacaaaaataggtaaaaaaaaatattcccttgaatttgacagttgtaggtaattaattctacattttattgcagttaaagatttctgtgtcataaacatatgtcttgggtatttcaaagcaccattatctttttatttgggatttctgtagaatattttgtaatcttgaggttacatggtgactaaaccttgtacacagataaaataaggggagaaatttgattggttatcttccagtgatggttattttttatatgcaatgaaatgttatgtgaatttttttctatagtattgGACAGGATAAacctttactcatgccaagtatttctttatttgaaacaaagataaattctacagaattttttgaaaagtgcaaatttaacaaagactaataggggaaaatcaatggtggtattacacctttagaGAAAAAAACGTATAAcatgtgattttcaacaatttatgaaagtccaaagcccgtaatttcggctccgtataatggtttgttgcggaatgacgaaattttggacaagggtaaaactatatggcaccgacaactttgttGTGGGGCCATAAAAAAGAGGTGCATTAATGACTGATAAATCAAAGATAGAGGCTACTTGGAGCCTGAATTCCTCAATGAGGTAAAAAAAATTgccacttttacatgtatttatcattATACATTGTATACCTTTTTaaaactgaagaagaaaaaaacaaaaagtaaagaGAATTTTTTATTATCAGCAAAACAAGGTCAatcaaaaaata
Encoded here:
- the LOC143050343 gene encoding DALR anticodon-binding domain-containing protein 3-like isoform X1 codes for the protein MESFTWTQQSIKTCEKLVESCLKKHNICVQRLFLCKRNRDLKDGDVSIPTGLVKAVSVEEKKTIKSELLQILSEQKWKISKVTSPSYCFLAFHYHQETMYRNILSAVLNSDFLSRRCGSDDKRVVLLNVGLQVNEKQTIDDLRCAILLQHVSHLLSDNGYQVSFIPQVVSGDRKAIFENVGLDAEKLFIEEVSAKQRFSKVLEKFNLQNNRYLIHKEIVKNSKSSGTESESKFSQTESDIEPSDLLSDQNETKSSYTAICKCLGWKEEKRVLCNGPENDDISVDFELCIKEFNIGLGKGRYEKSLKELTPAVSGKDDMCTDLMCEVIHLQEHTTQPNGSVIVVHLNSERRFYHEQKVDLLWRALFGEQNISQIHINYGLVSSRQGSSHHKVLTAEEFIQTRFQQMKEASVMKYGDKVNGPKWENTILRLTMASLKFEFLMSIHKNVLKLDLSQGQEFGGGIDNRAGAFVMYNCARLATLFKHFEENVSKGIYPPLPEISSIDFSTLREEDEWELFYNYIFIYGELISETAEKFIPEDSIISKIHTHKVCNFLVSLSRHLSSYYSRTHVLGENRDHLLPTMYARLYLLKVTHQIMCHALSLLGITPLNQL
- the LOC143050343 gene encoding DALR anticodon-binding domain-containing protein 3-like isoform X2 produces the protein MVMFPYQQEKKTIKSELLQILSEQKWKISKVTSPSYCFLAFHYHQETMYRNILSAVLNSDFLSRRCGSDDKRVVLLNVGLQVNEKQTIDDLRCAILLQHVSHLLSDNGYQVSFIPQVVSGDRKAIFENVGLDAEKLFIEEVSAKQRFSKVLEKFNLQNNRYLIHKEIVKNSKSSGTESESKFSQTESDIEPSDLLSDQNETKSSYTAICKCLGWKEEKRVLCNGPENDDISVDFELCIKEFNIGLGKGRYEKSLKELTPAVSGKDDMCTDLMCEVIHLQEHTTQPNGSVIVVHLNSERRFYHEQKVDLLWRALFGEQNISQIHINYGLVSSRQGSSHHKVLTAEEFIQTRFQQMKEASVMKYGDKVNGPKWENTILRLTMASLKFEFLMSIHKNVLKLDLSQGQEFGGGIDNRAGAFVMYNCARLATLFKHFEENVSKGIYPPLPEISSIDFSTLREEDEWELFYNYIFIYGELISETAEKFIPEDSIISKIHTHKVCNFLVSLSRHLSSYYSRTHVLGENRDHLLPTMYARLYLLKVTHQIMCHALSLLGITPLNQL